A genomic window from Anguilla rostrata isolate EN2019 chromosome 14, ASM1855537v3, whole genome shotgun sequence includes:
- the zmp:0000001301 gene encoding rab9 effector protein with kelch motifs gives MALASGHWIDKEIKGGPPNPRYGHAIAVARNVVFLFGGVSTMNSLEDKPVYLNDLYMITVTPTSIVWDVMTQNGQIPAAREGHSLCMVKGKLYLFGGSSVPQARECLPGVYCFDIELLTWDDLKAGGVPMRTLKHSSATVGDNIYVFGGILDGVARDDLLMFNTVSKTWTPIKTTGDVPPARFNHNFAVVNEQIYLVGGCSVDDRLFKDVHILNTGTLVWQKCDVKGEFSPACRGQTLTAHHDKDIYLFGGICLSENGVVTSTNEIHKLSIAKMKWKVPLYVGIPPASRYGHTAFIIHSHLYVFGGKNEVTEFNDIKIMKLINPSERQPVMKEILSEFGIQGVSNGFAPTRIPNVKYELSDSTFPARMEPLPHVQTTDHRDFSIARNEALNMIRKAFSMLDEEFQKLDCEKSKLGQAAVALQYEREAFNAHHQKQQQELQEMLERHKAQNEAWLRARAEENDRERRELCRLREDVLLEQDKLKEEQKNIQKRSEQLLSIMQQFKGM, from the exons gaaGATAAGCCAGTGTATTTGAATGATTTATACATGATCACCG ttACACCAACTAGCATCGTCTGGGACGTGATGACTCAGAATGGACAAATACCAGCTGCTAGAGAAGGACACAGTCTTTG TATGGTTAAAGGGAAGCTCTACCTATTTGGTGGCTCATCAGTTCCACAAGCCAGAGAATGTCTCCCAGGAGTCTATTGCTTTGACATTG AGCTTCTTACATGGGACGACTTGAAGGCAGGCGGAGTTCCTATGAGAACCTTGAAGCACAGCTCGGCCACTGTGGGTGACAACATATATGTCTTTGGAGGGATTCTGGATGGCGTTGCCAGAGATGATCTTCTGATGTTCAATACAG TGTCAAAGACCTGGACTCCAATCAAGACCACAGGGGATGTGCCACCTGCAag ATTTAATCACAATTTTGCAGTAGTCAATGAGCAGATCTACTTGGTTGGAGGTTGCTCAGTGGATGACCGCTTGTTCAAAGATGTTCACATTCTGAATACGG GTACCCTCGTGTGGCAGAAATGTGACGTGAAAGGAGAGTTCTCTCCTGCCTGCAGAGGTCAAACTCTCACAGCCCATCATGACAAG GACATTTACTTGTTTGGGGGAATTTGCCTCAGTGAAAATGGAGTTGTAACTTCAACAAATGAAATACACAAGTTAAGCATTG caaaaatgaaatggaaggtTCCGCTCTATGTAGGGATTCCTCCGGCCAGTCGCTACGGCCACACAGCGTTCATCATCCACAGccat ctttatGTGTTTGGAGGCAAAAATGAAGTTACAGAATTCAATGacataaagattatgaaattAATCAACCCCTCGGAAAGACAGCCag TAATGAAAGAGATCCTGTCTGAATTTGGAATCCAAGGTGTTAGTAACGG ATTTGCACCTACAAGAATTCCCAATGTCAAGTACGAGCTGAGTGATTCTACTTTTCCTGCAAGAATGGAACCCTTGCCTCATGTTCAA ACTACAGACCACAGAGATTTCAGCATTGCACGTAATGAGGCCTTGAACATGATCCGTAAGGCATTCTCCATGCTAGACGAGGAGTTTCAAAAGCTGGACTG TGAAAAGTCAAAGCTTGGTCAAGCTGCAGTTGCTCTGCAGTATGAGAGAGAAGCTTTCAATGCTCATcatcaaaaacagcagcag GAACTTCAGGAAATGCTGGAGAGACACAAGGCCCAGAATGAAGCCTGGCTACGAGCGCGGGCAGAAGAGAACgacagggagagaagggaaCTGTGCAGACTGAGG GAGGATGTGCTGCTGGAGCAGGATAAACTGAAAGAAGAGCAGAAGAACATTCAGAAACGAAGTGAACAGCTTCTCTCTATCATGCAACAGTTCAAAGGCATGTAA